The stretch of DNA TTGACCGTTGGTCTAGCAGCACCGAATATCAATCTTTATTGCAAGGTAATGGGGTGAAGCCTACAAATGAAATTACATCCCAAGGTAGGTGGCGCAATTGGTAGTCTGCATGACGGCTGCACAACCAACGCACCCCCATAGATGAGACTTAGATTATGCGTTTAGCTTCGTCATATTCCAAGAGCTAAACGCACCCTATTTCCCACTCCCCACAGATAAAGTCAGATAGCTAAACAAAAATTTTTTATTTACTTGTTGCAAAGTCAAAAAATAGGCTATAGTAATAAAGTTGCACCCAAGGGCGGGTGGCGAAATTGGTAGACGCACCACACTCAAAATGTGGCGGCCTTGCGGTCATAGGAGTTCGATTCTCCTCCTGCCCACTTTAACGATGTATGTTGAATTTGACATATATCTTACTCGCGTTCTGAGAAAACTAAAACCATGCAAATTAAAAGATGGGAATCTCCCCGTAGAGAAGGGAGAAACGATAAAGGCAGAGGCGGTTCAGCCAGAAAGCGCCAACTCAAAAAACAAAGGCAAATGTTACGCCAACGCCTAAAAGATGCTAACAAGCCAAACAACAACAAAAATTACGGACTGGGGGAAGAAAAAAATCTTCCCCCTTTTTTGTATCCGGTATACACACAAGTTGAACTAGAGCGAGTTTCCAGCCACAAAAAGCTCTGGGTAGTCGGAGATGAGTTTTAGTCCTCGCAAGGGGACTATGTAAGTGGAAAGGTGAGGTAATACCCGGTTCTCAACACAATCTCCGGTTTCCATTCCCTTGTTAGTGTAATATTTATTTCAAGCGAAATTTACAGTTGTGTAAATATATTTACGCTAACTGCACATTAGGCTAAATTTGGCTCATCACCTCAGTAAAACTTCCCATTAAAGGCTTTTTAAATGAAACTAACTAACTTAGGTACAGTTATCACTGCACTGGTAGTAGCAACGATATTTGATCTAGTCAGCGTCGCCAAACAGGCGGCGGCTGTTAGTCTGGTAGGATTAACTGAAGACAACAGTCTAGTTCTTTTTGATTCCAACAATCCCACTATTACTAGCACTGTCTCAGTCACTGGGGTCGATGGTTCTTTGTTGGGCATTGACCGTCGCCCAGCTAACAATCTGATCTATGGCCTCACGAATACCAACAATCTATACAGCATTAACCTTAACACTGGTGCTGCTTCTTTTGTAAGTACCCTCTCGGTACCCTTCAACGGCGGGACTATTTCTGGAGTAGACTTCAACCCAGTTCCTGATCGTCTACGGGTCGTTGGTGACAATGACCAAAATTACCGCATCAATGTAGAGACTGGTGCAGTTATTCTTGATGGGACATTGAACCCAGGAGATCCCAACATCACTGCTGCGGCATACACTAATGCTGACAATGACCCGGCAACTGGAACCACGTTGTACACCGTTGACTATATCAGCGATGCATTGTTCATCCAAAACCCTCCAAATAATGGCACTCAGGTACTAGTAGGTTCGCTAGGTTTCGACATTAGCTCGGCCGCAGGGTTTGACATCTTCACAGCAAATGGGGTGAATACTGCCTTTTTTGCAGCTACTCCCACCTCCGCATCTGGTTCCAATCTATATACCATCAACTTGGACACAGGTGCAGCTACCTTAGTAAACAGTATCAGTAGCGATCAGCGTCTTATTGGACTCACATCTGTTGTTGTGCCTGAGCCTAGCGTTGGTCTTGGGACTCTACTCGGTGTTGGTGTTTTTGGTCTATTAGGTCGTCGCCGCAAGTTGGTCAGATAGTCTTTTGATCTCTCTATAGGTTATGCCGGAAGCTTTTAGTGGCTTTTTGGCAGCAAACCGAGAAGGTACTTAGCATAGCTAGTAGCGATCGCCTCCGACGGGCAGCGCCATCGCTTTATCTCTATCTTTTGTATTTGTAGCTTGTTCATATTGCTGCTTTGCGTCTGATAGAGTTTTTTTTTGCATCATTCAATATTTCGGGAGCATCGACCCAATGAAGCGTTAAGGAATGCTCTTCCTGAAGGCTACGGTGTACACACAAGTCTTATCAAGTTACCTAACAGCGTTTCGATCCCCCCTAGCCCCCCTTGAAAAGGGGGGAAAATTTCTTAAAGTCCCCCTTTTTAAGGGGGATTTAGGGGGATCAAATCACTTGTGTGTACACTGTAGCTTCCTGAAGGAGAGAGGAGGTAAGTCAAAAAAAGCAGATGCAAATTAGCATTTAGATTATTCTCCTAAATTTATGCTCAAGGTACTTGACATTACACGGGGAGAAGATGCTATAGTTATTCAAGTCAATCGATGGGGCGTAGCCAAGTGGTACGGCAGCGGGTTTTGGTCCCGCCATCCCTAGGTTCGAATCCTAGCGCCCCAGCATTTTAAGGAGTAGATTAATCTGCTCCTTCTTTTTTTGGATATCAAGCGCCTACCCGCTTGGGCGGATCTGTGAATGTATAATATCCTTTCTAGGGAAACGCTGAGGCGATCGCCTTGAGGCAAAAGATGATCAATTCACAGTTGAATAACTCGGTGCAACATAGGTAACTATTCGTCAGGAGATTTTAAAGCTTGATCCAAAACTTCGCGTGCGTGTTCGGCTTTAGCTCGTGCTTCCTGGTAGCGCAAATTAGCCTGGGCAAAGTTTTTCAGGACTTTAAAACCTTCCTTCAGACGAGCAATTTCCTCTTCAGTTACGGAATTATCTAAAAACAGGACATCCACAGCCTTACGAATTTCTAGTGCCTCAGCGCGTGATTCCTGCACCTTCAGCTTGAGTGTGGCTAGGTTATTCAAAATCTGGACAGCTTGTGTAATGCTGTCCTCGCCACTAGCCGAATCATTAGCAGGTTCCTTGACCTCAATTAATTGTTGAGGACCAAATCCCTCTTCCAATTCCGTGGTCAGCTTACCAGCGTCCATCAA from Nodularia sp. LEGE 06071 encodes:
- a CDS encoding DUF4394 domain-containing protein yields the protein MKLTNLGTVITALVVATIFDLVSVAKQAAAVSLVGLTEDNSLVLFDSNNPTITSTVSVTGVDGSLLGIDRRPANNLIYGLTNTNNLYSINLNTGAASFVSTLSVPFNGGTISGVDFNPVPDRLRVVGDNDQNYRINVETGAVILDGTLNPGDPNITAAAYTNADNDPATGTTLYTVDYISDALFIQNPPNNGTQVLVGSLGFDISSAAGFDIFTANGVNTAFFAATPTSASGSNLYTINLDTGAATLVNSISSDQRLIGLTSVVVPEPSVGLGTLLGVGVFGLLGRRRKLVR